From Cotesia glomerata isolate CgM1 linkage group LG2, MPM_Cglom_v2.3, whole genome shotgun sequence, a single genomic window includes:
- the LOC123259894 gene encoding epidermal growth factor receptor isoform X1: MCHHRHSTPWALSRFQVCALTIIIAVIVGSNNVLGDLSSEFVKGKICIGTNGRISAPSNTLHHYRNLRDRYTNCTYVDGNLEITWLQNDTLDLSFLQYIREVTGYVLISHCDVRRIVLPRLQIIRGRTLFKLSIDPHEFALIVTMSQIYNLELPALRDILNGSVGMYHNYNLCHVKTINWDEIISGPQSKYVYVYNFTSPERSCPACDPSCVQGCWGEGPENCQKFSKTNCSPQCWQGRCFGSQPRECCHLFCAGGCTGPKQSDCLACKSFMDDGVCSLECPPMQTYNPTTYSWEINPNGKYAYGATCVRKCPEHLLKDNGACVRSCPPKKKAKNGECVPCDGPCPKTCPGVDQVHFGNIESFRDCTVIEGSITIMDHSFTGFQDVYANYSFGPRWEPMHPRQLEVFSTLKEITGYLNIQGNHKDFTDLRYFRNLEVIGGRQLTEYFASLYVVKTALVSFGLSSLKRINSGSVVILENKDLCYAQSINWNKIKNSSEHASLVSNNKNITECKKEGQVCDEQCSDTGCWGPGPSQCLSCKNFLLDNECLENCSIVAGIYQANSRECKHCHEECDGTCNGPKAENCNKCKHMRDGPFCVKECPTSKYNDNGICKPCHKNCVGGCEGPENNIGPNGCHSCEKAIMNNSSVPEGCLQKLDNCPEGYFYEWVSPQEKGPLKLLAGKAVCRRCHPLCKNCTGYGSHEQVCRECLDFKLGENCVHECPESSNYILPKTSPKICIPCASECDGCYGPESHQCYRCRSFKVHLDTKAPDNTSMFNCTNTCPAETSYKVTSEDGRETYCESQTLSSQLEHEMKPVVLGIVSLVLLIVMMVGVIVLCRWWIKNKNKENTVKMTMALAGLDDNEPLRPTGLKPNLAKLRIIKEEEMRKGGLLGYGAFGNVYKGVWVPEGENVKIPVAIKVLHENTGANTSKEFLDEAYIMASVEHPNLLQLLAVCMTSQMMLVTQLMPLGCLLDFVRSFKDKIGSKPLLNWSTQIARGMAYLEERRLVHRDLAARNVLVQTPNCIKITDFGLAKLLDINEEQYKAAGGKMPIKWLALECIQHRVFTHKSDVWAFGVTIWEILTYGERPYDNVPARNVPELLEKGERLPQPAICSIDVYMIMVKCWMLDAESRPTFKELADEFAKMSRDPGRYLAIKGDKYMRLPSYSMQNNFQDEKEMIRNLASAAEGPEALVDADEYLQPKSRAPIPPGLSVPSITDSPPNTPIKTCWSNGIPSHAAADSPTPQNQQNWDRELLRYGTADRSESTSGSNDAASHQRTQSYHSQHHQLQHPHSHHQHHNSHHNQHQHSLNHQHHNQHQHSGNYNCPNDQHCRNIIGSTDNRSSRYCSDPLKIISGVRDCDVTDDCFQPEVATIHQQAQVGNLKLDLPLDEDDYLMPSPQIPANATQYMDLIGDTKPSETEPKRLINGYRKYPEFLSIAGKTSLDNPEYIMGQDDPPLSPQIIGIPTTDLDKVLANGAFGSQQVKQRCAEEESDHEYYNDFDRLERERQPLNSLRKNETTV, translated from the exons ATGTGCCACCATCGACACTCCACACCATGGGCGCTGTCGAGATTTCAAGTTTGCGccttaacaataataattgctGTTATCGTAGGTAGCAATAATGTCCTCGGCGATCTCAGTTCCGAGTTCGTCAAAGGGAAAA tatgCATCGGTACAAATGGACGAATTTCAGCGCCATCGAACACACTGCACCACTACCGTAACCTCCGAGACCGGTATACAAACTGTACTTACGTGGACGGTAACCTTGAGATAACCTGGCTGCAAAACGACACCCTGGACCTGAGTTTCCTGCAGTATATTCGGGAAGTAACCGGGTACGTGCTAATAAGCCACTGCGATGTGCGTCGTATCGTGTTACCACGTCTGCAAATAATCCGTGGGCGGACATTGTTCAAGCTGAGCATCGATCCGCATGAGTTCGCCCTGATTGTAACAATGTCCCAAATCTACAATCTTGAATTACCAGCACTGAGGGATATACTTAACGGTAGCGTTGGTATGTATCACAATTACAACCTCTGCCACGTCAAAACAATCAACTGGGATGAGATCATAAGTGGTCCACAGTCAAAGTACGTCTACGTCTACAATTTCACCTCCCCAGAGCGCTCCTGCCCAGCCTGCGACCCGAGTTGCGTCCAAGGCTGCTGGGGAGAGGGTCCGGAGAACTGCCAGAAGTTTTCCAAAACTAATTGCTCGCCTCAGTGTTGGCAAGGCCGCTGTTTTGGCTCCCAGCCGAGAGAATGCTGCCATCTGTTCTGTGCTGGAGGCTGCACCGGACCGAAGCAGAGCGACTGTTTGGCCTGCAAAAGCTTCATGGACGACGGAGTCTGCTCTTTAGAGTGTCCTCCAATGCAGACTTACAATCCGACGACCTATTCCTGGGAGATTAACCCGAATGGGAAGTACGCTTATGGCGCGACTTGTGTCAGAAAGTGTCCCGAGCACCTTCTGAAGGACAACGGCGCCTGTGTCAGGTCCTGTCCGCCGAAAAAGAAGGCCAAGAACGGCGAGTGCGTCCCTTGCGACGGTCCTTGTCCAAAAACTTGCCCCGGCGTTGATCAAGTTCATTTTGGAAACATTGAGAGCTTCAGAGACTGCACAGTTATTGAAGGATCCATCACTATCATGGACCACAGCTTCACCGGGTTCCAGGATGTTTATGCGAACTACTCGTTCGGACCGAGATGGGAACCCATGCATCCTCGACAGCTAGAAGTCTTCAGCACGCTCAAGGAAATTACTGGCTACTTAAATATACAGGGTAATCACAAAGACTTTACCGATCTGAGGTACTTCAGGAACTTGGAGGTTATCGGTGGAAGACAACTCACGGAGTACTTTGCCTCGCTTTATGTTGTCAAGACTGCACTGGTCTCTTTTGGCCTCAGCTCCCTCAAGAGGATCAACTCCGGCTCGGTTGTTATTTTGGAAAACAAAGACTTGTGCTATGCTCAGAGCATCAATTGGAACAAGATTAAAAACTCTTCGGAACATGCCAGTTTGGTCTCCAATAATAAGAATATTACCGAGTgca AAAAAGAAGGCCAGGTCTGCGATGAACAGTGTTCAGACACAGGTTGTTGGGGTCCAGGGCCATCGCAGTGTCTTTCGTGCAAAAACTTCTTGCTGGATAACGAATGCCTGGAAAACTGCAGTATTGTTGCCGG AATATACCAAGCAAATTCCCGCGAGTGCAAGCACTGTCACGAGGAGTGCGATGGCACCTGCAACGGACCTAAGGCCGAGAATTGCAATAAATGCAAACACATGCGTGACGGACCGTTTTGCGTAAAAGAATGTCCGACTTCAAAGTACAACGATAACGGTATCTGCAAGCCTTGCCACAAGAACTGCGTGGGCGGTTGCGAGGGCCCGGAAAACAACATCGGACCAAACGGGTGTCACAGTTGCGAAAAGGCGATCATGAACAACAGCAGCGTACCTGAAGGTTGTCTCCAAAAGCTGGACAACTGTCCAGAGGGCTACTTTTACGAATGGGTAAGCCCACAAGAAAAAGGCCCGCTGAAATTGCTCGCTGGAAAAGCAGTATGCAGGCGCTGCCACCCGTTGTGCAAAAACTGCACCGGGTACGGCTCTCACGAGCAAGTATGTCGCGAGTGCTTGGACTTTAAGTTGGGCGAAAACTGCGTTCACGAGTGCCCGGAGAGCAGCAACTACATTCTCCCCAAAACATCTCCCAAAATTTGCATTCCCTGCGCTTCGGAATGTGACGGGTGTTACGGCCCGGAATCCCATCAATGTTACCGCTGTCGCAGTTTCAAAGTTCACTTAGACACCAAGGCTCCAGACAACACTTCTATGTTCAATTGCACCAACACTTGTCCTGCTGAAACTTCCTACAAGGTGACGTCCGAAGATGGCCGAGAAACTTACTGCGAATCTCAAACTTTAAGTTCTCAATTAGAACACGAGATGAAGCCAGTTGTTCTAGGAATCGTCAGTTTGGTTCTATTGATTGTCATGATGGTCGGAGTGATTGTTCTCTGCCGCTGGTGGATAAAGAACAAGAACAAGGAGAACACGGTGAAGATGACTATGGCGCTGGCTGGCTTGGACGACAATGAGCCGCTTCGTCCAACAGGCTTGAAGCCGAATCTCGCTAAGCTGAGAATCATCAAAGAGGAAGAGATGCGCAAAGGCGGACTTCTTGGCTACGGAGCCTTCGGAAACGTCTACAAGGGAGTTTGGGTCCCGGAAGGAGAGAATGTCAAGATTCCGGTTGCTATTAAGGTCTTGCATGAAAACACTGGAGCAAATACTTCCAAGGAATTTTTGGATGAAGCTTACATAATGGCCAGCGTTGAACATCCGAACTTATTGCAGCTATTGGCGGTGTGTATGACCTCCCAGATGATGCTGGTGACTCAACTGATGCCTCTGGGCTGCTTGCTGGACTTTGTCAGGTCTTTTAAGGACAAGATTGGTTCCAAGCCCTTGCTGAATTGGTCCACGCAGATTGCCAGGGGAATGGCGTACTTGGAGGAGAGGAGGCTAGTGCACCGAGACTTGGCGGCTAGAAATGTTTTGGTTCAGACTCCGAATTGTATTAAGATTACTGATTTCGGACTGGCTAAATTACTGGATATCAATGAAGAGCAGTATAAAGCAGCTGGTGGGAAAATGCCGATTAAATGGCTCGCGCTGGAGTGCATTCAGCACAGAGTTTTTACTCACAAGTCTGATGTTTGGGCGTTCGGTGTCACTATTTGGGAAATTCTGACCTATGGAGAACGACCTTATGATAATGTCCCGGCTAGAAATGTTCCTGAGTTGCTGGAGAAAGGAGAACGATTACCGCAACCGGCGATTTGCTCTATTGATGTTTATATGATTATGGTTAAGTGCTGGATGCTCGATGCTGAATCACGGCCGACTTTCAAGGAGCTTGCTGATGAGTTTGCTAAAATGTCCAGAGATCCTGGACGCTATCTTGCTATCAAGGGGGATAAATATATGAGACTGCCTTCTTATAGCATGCAg AATAACTTTCAGGATGAAAAGGAAATGATCAGAAATTTGGCATCAGCAGCAGAAGGGCCAGAAGCTCTAGTCGACGCCGACGAATACTTGCAGCCGAAATCAAGAGCGCCGATACCTCCAGGACTATCGGTGCCGAGTATCACCGATTCGCCACCGAATACGCCAATAAAAACATGCTGGTCAAACGGAATCCCGTCGCACGCGGCTGCAGACTCGCCAACACCGCAAAACCAGCAGAACTGGGACCGGGAGTTGTTGAGGTACGGTACAGCCGATCGTAGCGAAAGCACGTCGGGAAGTAACGACGCCGCGAGTCATCAACGCACACAATCATACCACAGTCAACACCACCAACTTCAACACCCACATTCCCACCATCAGCATCATAACAGCCATCATAATCAGCATCAACATAGTCTTAATCACCAGCATCATAATCAGCACCAACATTCAGGGAACTACAATTGCCCTAATGATCAGCATTGTCGAAATATTATTGGTAGCACCGACAATAGAAGCTCGAGATACTGCTCGGATCCCTTGAAAATAATCTCCGGAGTCAGAGATTGTGACGTGACGGACGACTGTTTTCAACCGGAAGTAGCAACTATCCATCAGCAAGCCCAGGTGGGCAATCTTAAACTTGATTTACCACTTGATGAGGATGACTATCTTATGCCATCTCCACAAATACCTGCTAATGCTACGCAGTACATGGATCTCATTGGAGATACTAAACCCagtg AAACGGAACCAAAGAGATTAATCAATGGTTATCGAAAGTATCCAGAATTCTTAAGTATCGCCGGGAAGACATCCCTAGACAACCCGGAGTACATAATGGGCCAAGACGACCCTCCTCTGAGTCCTCAAATAATAGGTATACCAACAACAGATCTCGACAAAGTTCTCGCCAACGGTGCTTTCGGTTCTCAACAAGTGAAACAGCGCTGCGCCGAGGAAGAATCTGATCACGAGTATTATAACGACTTTGACCGGCTTGAACGCGAACGTCAGCCGCTTAATTCGCTACGAAAAAACGAAACGACTGTATAA
- the LOC123259894 gene encoding epidermal growth factor receptor isoform X2: protein MCHHRHSTPWALSRFQVCALTIIIAVIVGSNNVLGDLSSEFVKGKICIGTNGRISAPSNTLHHYRNLRDRYTNCTYVDGNLEITWLQNDTLDLSFLQYIREVTGYVLISHCDVRRIVLPRLQIIRGRTLFKLSIDPHEFALIVTMSQIYNLELPALRDILNGSVGMYHNYNLCHVKTINWDEIISGPQSKYVYVYNFTSPERSCPACDPSCVQGCWGEGPENCQKFSKTNCSPQCWQGRCFGSQPRECCHLFCAGGCTGPKQSDCLACKSFMDDGVCSLECPPMQTYNPTTYSWEINPNGKYAYGATCVRKCPEHLLKDNGACVRSCPPKKKAKNGECVPCDGPCPKTCPGVDQVHFGNIESFRDCTVIEGSITIMDHSFTGFQDVYANYSFGPRWEPMHPRQLEVFSTLKEITGYLNIQGNHKDFTDLRYFRNLEVIGGRQLTEYFASLYVVKTALVSFGLSSLKRINSGSVVILENKDLCYAQSINWNKIKNSSEHASLVSNNKNITECKKEGQVCDEQCSDTGCWGPGPSQCLSCKNFLLDNECLENCSIVAGIYQANSRECKHCHEECDGTCNGPKAENCNKCKHMRDGPFCVKECPTSKYNDNGICKPCHKNCVGGCEGPENNIGPNGCHSCEKAIMNNSSVPEGCLQKLDNCPEGYFYEWVSPQEKGPLKLLAGKAVCRRCHPLCKNCTGYGSHEQVCRECLDFKLGENCVHECPESSNYILPKTSPKICIPCASECDGCYGPESHQCYRCRSFKVHLDTKAPDNTSMFNCTNTCPAETSYKVTSEDGRETYCESQTLSSQLEHEMKPVVLGIVSLVLLIVMMVGVIVLCRWWIKNKNKENTVKMTMALAGLDDNEPLRPTGLKPNLAKLRIIKEEEMRKGGLLGYGAFGNVYKGVWVPEGENVKIPVAIKVLHENTGANTSKEFLDEAYIMASVEHPNLLQLLAVCMTSQMMLVTQLMPLGCLLDFVRSFKDKIGSKPLLNWSTQIARGMAYLEERRLVHRDLAARNVLVQTPNCIKITDFGLAKLLDINEEQYKAAGGKMPIKWLALECIQHRVFTHKSDVWAFGVTIWEILTYGERPYDNVPARNVPELLEKGERLPQPAICSIDVYMIMVKCWMLDAESRPTFKELADEFAKMSRDPGRYLAIKGDKYMRLPSYSMQDEKEMIRNLASAAEGPEALVDADEYLQPKSRAPIPPGLSVPSITDSPPNTPIKTCWSNGIPSHAAADSPTPQNQQNWDRELLRYGTADRSESTSGSNDAASHQRTQSYHSQHHQLQHPHSHHQHHNSHHNQHQHSLNHQHHNQHQHSGNYNCPNDQHCRNIIGSTDNRSSRYCSDPLKIISGVRDCDVTDDCFQPEVATIHQQAQVGNLKLDLPLDEDDYLMPSPQIPANATQYMDLIGDTKPSETEPKRLINGYRKYPEFLSIAGKTSLDNPEYIMGQDDPPLSPQIIGIPTTDLDKVLANGAFGSQQVKQRCAEEESDHEYYNDFDRLERERQPLNSLRKNETTV, encoded by the exons ATGTGCCACCATCGACACTCCACACCATGGGCGCTGTCGAGATTTCAAGTTTGCGccttaacaataataattgctGTTATCGTAGGTAGCAATAATGTCCTCGGCGATCTCAGTTCCGAGTTCGTCAAAGGGAAAA tatgCATCGGTACAAATGGACGAATTTCAGCGCCATCGAACACACTGCACCACTACCGTAACCTCCGAGACCGGTATACAAACTGTACTTACGTGGACGGTAACCTTGAGATAACCTGGCTGCAAAACGACACCCTGGACCTGAGTTTCCTGCAGTATATTCGGGAAGTAACCGGGTACGTGCTAATAAGCCACTGCGATGTGCGTCGTATCGTGTTACCACGTCTGCAAATAATCCGTGGGCGGACATTGTTCAAGCTGAGCATCGATCCGCATGAGTTCGCCCTGATTGTAACAATGTCCCAAATCTACAATCTTGAATTACCAGCACTGAGGGATATACTTAACGGTAGCGTTGGTATGTATCACAATTACAACCTCTGCCACGTCAAAACAATCAACTGGGATGAGATCATAAGTGGTCCACAGTCAAAGTACGTCTACGTCTACAATTTCACCTCCCCAGAGCGCTCCTGCCCAGCCTGCGACCCGAGTTGCGTCCAAGGCTGCTGGGGAGAGGGTCCGGAGAACTGCCAGAAGTTTTCCAAAACTAATTGCTCGCCTCAGTGTTGGCAAGGCCGCTGTTTTGGCTCCCAGCCGAGAGAATGCTGCCATCTGTTCTGTGCTGGAGGCTGCACCGGACCGAAGCAGAGCGACTGTTTGGCCTGCAAAAGCTTCATGGACGACGGAGTCTGCTCTTTAGAGTGTCCTCCAATGCAGACTTACAATCCGACGACCTATTCCTGGGAGATTAACCCGAATGGGAAGTACGCTTATGGCGCGACTTGTGTCAGAAAGTGTCCCGAGCACCTTCTGAAGGACAACGGCGCCTGTGTCAGGTCCTGTCCGCCGAAAAAGAAGGCCAAGAACGGCGAGTGCGTCCCTTGCGACGGTCCTTGTCCAAAAACTTGCCCCGGCGTTGATCAAGTTCATTTTGGAAACATTGAGAGCTTCAGAGACTGCACAGTTATTGAAGGATCCATCACTATCATGGACCACAGCTTCACCGGGTTCCAGGATGTTTATGCGAACTACTCGTTCGGACCGAGATGGGAACCCATGCATCCTCGACAGCTAGAAGTCTTCAGCACGCTCAAGGAAATTACTGGCTACTTAAATATACAGGGTAATCACAAAGACTTTACCGATCTGAGGTACTTCAGGAACTTGGAGGTTATCGGTGGAAGACAACTCACGGAGTACTTTGCCTCGCTTTATGTTGTCAAGACTGCACTGGTCTCTTTTGGCCTCAGCTCCCTCAAGAGGATCAACTCCGGCTCGGTTGTTATTTTGGAAAACAAAGACTTGTGCTATGCTCAGAGCATCAATTGGAACAAGATTAAAAACTCTTCGGAACATGCCAGTTTGGTCTCCAATAATAAGAATATTACCGAGTgca AAAAAGAAGGCCAGGTCTGCGATGAACAGTGTTCAGACACAGGTTGTTGGGGTCCAGGGCCATCGCAGTGTCTTTCGTGCAAAAACTTCTTGCTGGATAACGAATGCCTGGAAAACTGCAGTATTGTTGCCGG AATATACCAAGCAAATTCCCGCGAGTGCAAGCACTGTCACGAGGAGTGCGATGGCACCTGCAACGGACCTAAGGCCGAGAATTGCAATAAATGCAAACACATGCGTGACGGACCGTTTTGCGTAAAAGAATGTCCGACTTCAAAGTACAACGATAACGGTATCTGCAAGCCTTGCCACAAGAACTGCGTGGGCGGTTGCGAGGGCCCGGAAAACAACATCGGACCAAACGGGTGTCACAGTTGCGAAAAGGCGATCATGAACAACAGCAGCGTACCTGAAGGTTGTCTCCAAAAGCTGGACAACTGTCCAGAGGGCTACTTTTACGAATGGGTAAGCCCACAAGAAAAAGGCCCGCTGAAATTGCTCGCTGGAAAAGCAGTATGCAGGCGCTGCCACCCGTTGTGCAAAAACTGCACCGGGTACGGCTCTCACGAGCAAGTATGTCGCGAGTGCTTGGACTTTAAGTTGGGCGAAAACTGCGTTCACGAGTGCCCGGAGAGCAGCAACTACATTCTCCCCAAAACATCTCCCAAAATTTGCATTCCCTGCGCTTCGGAATGTGACGGGTGTTACGGCCCGGAATCCCATCAATGTTACCGCTGTCGCAGTTTCAAAGTTCACTTAGACACCAAGGCTCCAGACAACACTTCTATGTTCAATTGCACCAACACTTGTCCTGCTGAAACTTCCTACAAGGTGACGTCCGAAGATGGCCGAGAAACTTACTGCGAATCTCAAACTTTAAGTTCTCAATTAGAACACGAGATGAAGCCAGTTGTTCTAGGAATCGTCAGTTTGGTTCTATTGATTGTCATGATGGTCGGAGTGATTGTTCTCTGCCGCTGGTGGATAAAGAACAAGAACAAGGAGAACACGGTGAAGATGACTATGGCGCTGGCTGGCTTGGACGACAATGAGCCGCTTCGTCCAACAGGCTTGAAGCCGAATCTCGCTAAGCTGAGAATCATCAAAGAGGAAGAGATGCGCAAAGGCGGACTTCTTGGCTACGGAGCCTTCGGAAACGTCTACAAGGGAGTTTGGGTCCCGGAAGGAGAGAATGTCAAGATTCCGGTTGCTATTAAGGTCTTGCATGAAAACACTGGAGCAAATACTTCCAAGGAATTTTTGGATGAAGCTTACATAATGGCCAGCGTTGAACATCCGAACTTATTGCAGCTATTGGCGGTGTGTATGACCTCCCAGATGATGCTGGTGACTCAACTGATGCCTCTGGGCTGCTTGCTGGACTTTGTCAGGTCTTTTAAGGACAAGATTGGTTCCAAGCCCTTGCTGAATTGGTCCACGCAGATTGCCAGGGGAATGGCGTACTTGGAGGAGAGGAGGCTAGTGCACCGAGACTTGGCGGCTAGAAATGTTTTGGTTCAGACTCCGAATTGTATTAAGATTACTGATTTCGGACTGGCTAAATTACTGGATATCAATGAAGAGCAGTATAAAGCAGCTGGTGGGAAAATGCCGATTAAATGGCTCGCGCTGGAGTGCATTCAGCACAGAGTTTTTACTCACAAGTCTGATGTTTGGGCGTTCGGTGTCACTATTTGGGAAATTCTGACCTATGGAGAACGACCTTATGATAATGTCCCGGCTAGAAATGTTCCTGAGTTGCTGGAGAAAGGAGAACGATTACCGCAACCGGCGATTTGCTCTATTGATGTTTATATGATTATGGTTAAGTGCTGGATGCTCGATGCTGAATCACGGCCGACTTTCAAGGAGCTTGCTGATGAGTTTGCTAAAATGTCCAGAGATCCTGGACGCTATCTTGCTATCAAGGGGGATAAATATATGAGACTGCCTTCTTATAGCATGCAg GATGAAAAGGAAATGATCAGAAATTTGGCATCAGCAGCAGAAGGGCCAGAAGCTCTAGTCGACGCCGACGAATACTTGCAGCCGAAATCAAGAGCGCCGATACCTCCAGGACTATCGGTGCCGAGTATCACCGATTCGCCACCGAATACGCCAATAAAAACATGCTGGTCAAACGGAATCCCGTCGCACGCGGCTGCAGACTCGCCAACACCGCAAAACCAGCAGAACTGGGACCGGGAGTTGTTGAGGTACGGTACAGCCGATCGTAGCGAAAGCACGTCGGGAAGTAACGACGCCGCGAGTCATCAACGCACACAATCATACCACAGTCAACACCACCAACTTCAACACCCACATTCCCACCATCAGCATCATAACAGCCATCATAATCAGCATCAACATAGTCTTAATCACCAGCATCATAATCAGCACCAACATTCAGGGAACTACAATTGCCCTAATGATCAGCATTGTCGAAATATTATTGGTAGCACCGACAATAGAAGCTCGAGATACTGCTCGGATCCCTTGAAAATAATCTCCGGAGTCAGAGATTGTGACGTGACGGACGACTGTTTTCAACCGGAAGTAGCAACTATCCATCAGCAAGCCCAGGTGGGCAATCTTAAACTTGATTTACCACTTGATGAGGATGACTATCTTATGCCATCTCCACAAATACCTGCTAATGCTACGCAGTACATGGATCTCATTGGAGATACTAAACCCagtg AAACGGAACCAAAGAGATTAATCAATGGTTATCGAAAGTATCCAGAATTCTTAAGTATCGCCGGGAAGACATCCCTAGACAACCCGGAGTACATAATGGGCCAAGACGACCCTCCTCTGAGTCCTCAAATAATAGGTATACCAACAACAGATCTCGACAAAGTTCTCGCCAACGGTGCTTTCGGTTCTCAACAAGTGAAACAGCGCTGCGCCGAGGAAGAATCTGATCACGAGTATTATAACGACTTTGACCGGCTTGAACGCGAACGTCAGCCGCTTAATTCGCTACGAAAAAACGAAACGACTGTATAA